A genomic window from Salvia hispanica cultivar TCC Black 2014 chromosome 5, UniMelb_Shisp_WGS_1.0, whole genome shotgun sequence includes:
- the LOC125188189 gene encoding protein transport protein Sec24-like At4g32640 isoform X2 produces MATPGGPRPGNFPPNFNPNSLANNMQNLQINQPNQQQPNNAGGSAPRPPPNATPFGQQAPPFAGNRPGPPPPGVFPRAPGPPNVPSQTSLPPNMVSSRPTGPPPGSQPPPFSSRPPPPGAMPSSIGRPVAPTPPAPGPRPGSYPSSPLTSAPSTPSHASASGPVSNGPPTFAPGMTQSGSSFPPAMGGMPRPLVGPPQPPAMLSSRPSSQPPQMRPTFGAPPTAVSSASGQPAPPFSGPPRNMMPPMGSSPFSAPNTGMHQSMNSPYGMQTWPAQPQQVTPPPPIPGSMQQPPRMFGLPPGGQSLPNQSMALNQTGQSKIDPNQIPRLSQSGSVIVHETRQGNQANPPPPATSDYIVKDTGNCSPRYMRCTINQVPLTVDLLSTSGMQLSLLVQPLALPHPSEEPIHVVDFGESGPVRCSRCKGYINPFVKFIDQGRRFICNLCGFTDETPRDYHCNLGPDGRRRDADERPELCRGTVEFIASKEYMVRDPMPAVFFFLIDVSMNATQTGATAAACSAIKQVIADLPGPRTMVGIATFDSTIHFYNLKRASQQPLMLIVPDVQDVYTPLESDVIVQFSECSEHLEMLLDTIPTMFESNRIADSALGAAVKAAFLAMKSTGGKLLVFQSVLPSAGIGSLSAREAEGRSNMSAGEKVLMLHIFALSGLILSDKTLKTMAIEFAEYQVCVDLFITSQMYVDIASLSVIPTTTGGQVYYYYPFSARSDPAKLYNDLRWNVTRPQGFEAVMRVRCSQGIQVQEYSGNFCKRIPTDVDLPAIDCDKTIMVSLKHDDKLQEGSECAFQCALLYTTVYGQRRIRVSTLSLPCTNMLSNLFRSADLDTQFACITKQAAIEIPSAPLAQVRDQATNVCINILYSYRKFCATVSSAGQLILPEALKMLPLYTLALLKSTGLRPDGRIDDRSVWINYVSPLPTPLVIPLVYPRMIALHDLNEKELDDSIIPVPIPLSSEHIATEGIYLLENGVDCLIYLGDNVQPNILQQMFGISSLEDIPNQFILQQYDNPLSKKLNDIVNEIRRQRCSYLRLRLCKKGDPSGMTFFSYLIEDKTANGLSYVEYLIHIHRQIQSKMA; encoded by the exons ATGGCAACTCCCGGAGGACCTAGGCCAGGGAATTTCCCCCCGAATTTTAACCCCAATTCCCTTGCTAATAATATGCAAAACCTACAAATTAATCAGCCTAATCAGCAGCAACCGAACAATGCTGGTGGTAGTGCCCCTAGACCTCCTCCGAATGCTACACCATTCGGTCAACAGGCTCCGCCTTTTGCTGGCAACAGACCAGGCCCACCTCCCCCTGGTGTATTTCCAAGGGCTCCAGGACCACCTAATGTTCCTTCTCAAACATCACTGCCTCCAAATATGGTTTCTTCTAGACCTACTGGTCCACCGCCTGGATCTCAGCCTCCTCCCTTTTCATCAAGACCGCCACCACCTGGGGCAATGCCATCATCCATTGGTAGACCTGTTGCTCCCACACCTCCTGCACCGGGTCCTCGTCCTGGATCATACCCGTCTTCCCCTCTGACATCAGCTCCCTCCACTCCGTCTCATGCAAGTGCTTCTGGTCCAGTTAGTAATGGACCGCCTACATTTGCACCAGGTATGACACAAAGTGGGTCATCATTCCCTCCTGCTATGGGTGGTATGCCGAGGCCTTTAGTTGGACCTCCGCAACCACCAGCTATGTTATCATCTAGGCCTTCTTCTCAGCCGCCGCAAATGCGCCCTACTTTTGGTGCTCCACCTACTGCTGTATCATCTGCCTCTGGGCAACCTGCACCGCCATTTTCAGGCCCGCCACGGAATATGATGCCTCCGATGGGTTCATCCCCATTTTCAGCACCAAATACAGGCATGCATCAATCTATGAATTCTCCTTATGGGATGCAGACATGGCCAGCACAGCCACAGCAG GTGACTCCACCTCCTCCTATTCCTGGGTCTATGCAGCAGCCTCCGCGGATGTTTGGATTGCCACCAGGTGGACAATCACTTCCAAATCAGTCTATGGCTCTGAACCAAACAGGGCAATCTAAAATTGATCCCAACCAGATTCCCCGTCTTTCTCAGAGTGGATCTGTAATTGTTCATGAGACCCGTCAAGGCAATCAGGCGAACCCTCCACCG CCTGCAACAAGTGACTATATAGTTAAAGACACTGGAAATTGCAGTCCACGCTACATGAGGTGTACTATCAATCAG GTTCCTTTAACTGTAGACCTTCTATCTACATCGGGAATGCAGCTGTCTCTATTGGTCCAGCCATTAGCTCTCCCGCATCCATCTGAGGAGCCTATCCAC GTTGTAGATTTTGGGGAAAGTGGTCCTGTTCGATGTTCTCGTTGCAAAGGTTACATTAATCCTTTCGTGAAGTTTATTGATCAAGGAAGACGTTTCATTTGCAACCTGTGTG GATTTACGGATGAAACTCCACGTGACTATCACTGCAACTTAGGTCCAGATGGTCGGCGTAGAGACGCTGATGAAAGGCCCGAACTATGTCGAGGAACAGTTGAATTTATTGCGTCTAAGGAGTATATG GTGCGTGATCCAATGCCTGCtgtatttttcttcttaattgATGTATCAATGAACGCTACACAAACTGGTGCAACTGCAGCGGCTTGCAGTGCCATCAAACAAGTGATAGCCGATCTTCCA GGTCCTCGAACAATGGTGGGTATTGCTACGTTTGATTCCACCATCCACTTTTACAACCTAAAACGAGCTTCGCAGCAG CCATTGATGCTAATTGTTCCTGATGTTCAAGATGTCTATACTCCACTGGAAAGTGATGTTATTGTTCAATTTTCTGAG TGCTCTGAGCATTTAGAAATGCTGCTTGACACCATTCCTACAATGTTTGAGAGTAATAGAATTGCTGATTCAGCTCTTGGTGCTGCTGTGAAG GCTGCTTTCTTGGCAATGAAAAGCACTGGTGGCAAACTCTTAGTTTTCCAGTCAG TTTTGCCGTCCGCTGGTATCGGATCCCTTTCTGCTCGAGAGGCAGAAGGCAGAAGCAACATGTCAGCAGGAGAAAAGGTCTTAATGCTGCATATATTTGCATTGTCAGGACTGATATTATCTGATAAGACTCTAAAAACTATGGCAATAGAATTCGCCGAGTACCAG GTCTGTGTTGACTTGTTTATTACATCGCAAATGTATGTGGATATTGCATCTCTCTCTGTTATTCCAACGACAACTGGAGGCCAG GTATACTACTATTATCCTTTCTCTGCCCGCTCCGATCCTGCTAAGCTGTACAATGATCTTCGGTGGAACGTCACAAGGCCCCAAGGGTTTGAGGCAGTGATGCGTGTTAGATGTAGCCAG GGTATTCAAGTTCAAGAATATTCTGGAAATTTCTGTAAGCGCATACCAACTGATGTTGATCTACCTGCG ATTGATTGTGACAAAACAATAATGGTCTCCCTGAAGCATGATGATAAACTACAGGAAGGTTCTGAGTGTGCTTTTCAG TGTGCTCTTCTTTACACCACTGTATATGGACAAAGAAGAATCAGAGTTTCCACACTGTCCCTGCCTTGCACCAACATGCTCAGTAATCTATTCCGCTCTGCTGATCTAGACACCCAATTTGCATGTATCACAAAACAAG CTGCTATTGAGATTCCTTCAGCTCCTCTTGCACAAGTCAGGGATCAAGCTACCAATGTTTGCATCAACATTTTATACTCGTACCGGAAGTTCTGTGCTACGGTGTCATCAGCCGGACAACTTATTCTGCCCGAGGCACTTAAAATGTTGCCTCTCTATACACTTG CTTTACTCAAATCCACTGGATTACGGCCTGATGGAAGAATTGATGATAGGTCTGTCTGGATTAATTATGTCTCACCATTACCTACTCCTTTGGTGATCCCATTGGTGTACCCTAGAATGATAGCACTTCATGACCTTAATGAGAAG GAGTTAGATGATTCCATTATTCCTGTTCCGATTCCACTTTCCAGTGAGCACATTGCTACCGAAGGAATATATCTTCTTGAGAATGGAGTGGATTGTTTGATATATTTGGGTGACAATGTTCAACCAAATATTTTGCAACAGATGTTTGGCATTTCTTCACTTGAAGATATTCCTAATCAG TTCATTTTGCAGCAATATGACAATCCCTTGTCAAAGAAGCTGAATGACATTGTAAATGAGATAAGGCGCCAACGATGTTCTTACCTACG CTTGAGACTGTGCAAAAAGGGGGATCCATCAG GGATGACGTTCTTCTCGTACCTGATTGAAGACAAGACGGCTAATGGGTTGTCATACGTCGAGTATCTAATACACATTCATCGACAGATTCAGAGTAAAATGGCTTGA
- the LOC125187921 gene encoding NF-X1-type zinc finger protein NFXL1, which translates to MSSEPNSRRENNNYRPRNNNSSRNNRREWVPRGSAPVVAAVEVPPATADSAGQNESGNGGALVGRPVHPVVPNRNRVHGASRGNPGQRHVVQREKEKVERKHFRDDNGRIMKGVNIPQLVQEIQDKLSKGSVECMICYDMVRRSAPVWSCSSCYSIFHLNCIKKWARAPTSVDLLAEKNQGTNWRCPGCQSVQLMSAKEIRYICFCGKRPDPPSDLYLTPHSCGEPCSKPLERELPGSGMSDEDICPHVCVLQCHPGPCPPCKAFAPPRRCPCGKQVITTRCSDRKSVLTCGKICEKLLDCGRHRCASVCHVGPCDPCQVLVNASCFCRKKVEVLLCGDMAVKGEINDQDGLFSCNLSCENKLNCGNHVCQEVCHPGPCGECELLPGKIKACCCGKTSLNEERQSCLDPIPTCTQNCGKTLACKLHNCQSVCHSGPCPPCNVLVTQKCRCGSTSRAVECYRTAPSVEKFTCDRPCGQKKSCGRHRCSERCCPLSSSLNSSMVDGNPHLCTMPCEKKLRCGQHSCTSLCHSGHCPPCLETIFTDLSCACGQTSIPPPLPCGTPPPSCQYPCSVPQPCGHPSSHSCHFGDCPPCTVPIPKECVGGHVVLRSIPCGSKDIRCNKLCGKTRQCGLHACSRTCHPAPCDSSAASSTSLRTSCRQTCGAPRRDCRHTCTAMCHPATPCPDVRCEFPVTISCSCGRVNATVPCDAGGSSGGYSADTVLEASIIQKLPAALQPVEENVEKIPLGSRKLMCDDECAKVERKKVLADAFGVTAPTLDALHFGDTASVSEVLSDLLRRDPKWVLSVEERCRYLVLGRGRGGLNAIKVHVFSVMTKEKRDAVRLVAERWKLSVNAAGWEPKRFVIVHVTPKSKAPARMLGVKSCNPGNMLQPPIFDPLVDMDPRLVVALFDLPREADVSALVLRFGGECELVWLNDKNALAVFSDPGRAATAMRRLDQGSVYYGAVAVPQNGGASATTSGTGAWGSSAASKDAASGAILKENPWKKVVLQDSEHKESSWGGAEEWSANAADPKLHHWKDKEAPTASSSNRWSVLQSGSSSKSSDASTKTENRQKQPETPPNLSSSKGEESSLNAAALQPEGMSNSGSGDVVDDWENAYD; encoded by the coding sequence ATGAGCTCGGAGCCAAATAGCCGGAGGGAGAACAATAATTATCGGCCTAGAAACAACAATTCTTCTCGGAACAACCGTCGTGAGTGGGTCCCTCGGGGCAGTGCGCCTGTTGTTGCCGCCGTGGAAGTTCCCCCAGCTACTGCTGATAGTGCTGGCCAGAATGAGAGTGGAAATGGTGGGGCGTTGGTTGGTAGGCCCGTCCATCCTGTTGTTCCGAACCGGAATAGGGTCCATGGTGCATCAAGAGGAAACCCTGGTCAACGGCATGTTGTTCAGAGGGAGAAAGAGAAGGTGGAGAGGAAGCATTTCAGAGACGACAATGGTAGGATAATGAAGGGGGTTAACATACCCCAACTTGTGCAGGAAATCCAGGATAAGCTTTCCAAGGGATCTGTTGAGTGCATGATCTGTTATGACATGGTTCGCAGGTCTGCACCCGTATGGTCGTGCTCTAGCTGCTATTCAATTTTTCACCTGAATTGCATAAAGAAATGGGCTAGAGCTCCTACTTCTGTTGATTTGTTGGCTGAGAAAAATCAGGGTACTAATTGGCGTTGCCCTGGATGCCAATCAGTGCAGCTTATGTCAGCTAAGGAGATTCGATACATCTGCTTTTGTGGCAAGAGACCAGATCCACCTTCAGATTTATATTTGACTCCACATTCTTGTGGAGAGCCTTGCAGTAAACCACTGGAAAGGGAGCTTCCTGGTAGTGGCATGAGTGATGAGGATATATGTCCTCATGTTTGTGTTCTGCAGTGCCATCCTGGGCCTTGCCCTCCTTGTAAGGCCTTTGCTCCTCCCCGTAGGTGCCCTTGTGGGAAGCAAGTTATTACCACGAGATGCTCTGATCGGAAGTCTGTTCTCACTTGTGGGAAGATATGTGAAAAGCTTCTTGACTGTGGTCGGCATCGCTGCGCAAGCGTCTGTCATGTGGGGCCATGTGATCCTTGCCAGGTCCTTGTTAATGCTTCTTGTTTCTGTAGGAAAAAGGTTGAGGTTCTTCTTTGTGGAGATATGGCTGTCAAGGGAGAAATCAATGACCAAGATGGTTTATTCTCATGCAACTTATCTTGTGAGAATAAATTGAATTGTGGAAACCATGTTTGCCAAGAAGTTTGTCATCCAGGTCCATGTGGGGAATGTGAGCTGCTGCCAGGAAAGATTAAGGCATGCTGCTGTGGTAAGACTAGCTTAAATGAGGAAAGACAGAGTTGTTTGGATCCAATTCCAACTTGTACGCAGAATTGTGGCAAGACCCTGGCTTGCAAGCTGCATAACTGTCAGAGTGTGTGCCATTCAGGGCCGTGTCCTCCCTGTAACGTTCTTGTTACCCAAAAGTGTCGGTGTGGGTCGACCTCTCGAGCTGTAGAGTGCTACAGAACTGCTCCGAGTGTTGAAAAATTCACTTGTGATAGACCTTGTGGCCAGAAGAAAAGCTGTGGCAGGCATCGGTGCAGTGAGCGTTGCTGTCCTCTCTCTAGTTCCTTGAATTCTTCCATGGTTGATGGAAACCCACATTTGTGCACGATGCCATGTGAGAAGAAGCTACGGTGTGGTCAGCATTCTTGCACATCACTGTGTCACAGTGGTCATTGTCCTCCTTGCCTGGAGACAATTTTCACCGACTTGTCTTGTGCTTGTGGTCAAACTTCTATTCCTCCCCCATTGCCTTGTGGTACACCTCCACCTTCATGTCAGTACCCTTGCTCAGTTCCTCAGCCTTGTGGTCATCCATCTTCACACAGCTGCCATTTTGGAGACTGTCCACCTTGCACAGTTCCTATCCCCAAGGAATGTGTGGGTGGACATGTTGTTCTTCGCAGTATCCCTTGTGGATCAAAAGATATTAGATGCAATAAACTATGTGGAAAGACGAGGCAGTGTGGTTTACATGCATGCTCCAGAACTTGTCATCCAGCCCCATGTGATTCTTCTGCTGCATCAAGTACGAGCTTGAGAACATCTTGTAGGCAGACATGTGGTGCTCCGAGGAGAGATTGTAGGCATACTTGCACAGCTATGTGTCACCCTGCCACTCCATGTCCTGATGTAAGATGCGAATTTCCTGTCACAATCTCTTGCTCCTGTGGCCGAGTAAATGCAACAGTTCCTTGTGATGCTGGTGGCAGCAGTGGAGGATATAGTGCTGACACAGTTCTTGAAGCTTCTATAATACAAAAGTTGCCGGCGGCTCTACAACCTGTTGAGGAAAATGTCGAGAAAATTCCCCTTGGTTCGAGGAAGCTAATGTGTGATGATGAATGCGCAAAAGTGGAGCGCAAAAAGGTTCTTGCTGATGCTTTTGGTGTTACTGCCCCGACCTTGGATGCACTTCACTTTGGTGATACTGCTTCTGTTTCTGAAGTGCTTTCTGACCTCTTGAGGCGTGATCCTAAGTGGGTCTTGTCCGTCGAAGAGAGATGCAGGTACCTGGTCCTTGGTAGGGGCAGGGGTGGGTTAAATGCTATTAAAGTCCATGTGTTCTCTGTGATGACCAAGGAAAAAAGAGATGCAGTGAGGCTGGTAGCTGAAAGGTGGAAACTCTCTGTCAATGCAGCTGGATGGGAGCCAAAGAGATTTGTCATTGTTCATGTCACACCGAAGTCAAAAGCCCCAGCTCGCATGCTTGGTGTTAAGTCATGCAATCCTGGTAACATGTTGCAACCCCCGATATTTGATCCCCTGGTGGACATGGATCCCCGCCTTGTTGTGGCTTTATTTGATTTACCTAGGGAAGCTGATGTCAGTGCACTGGTGTTGAGGTTTGGTGGGGAATGTGAATTGGTTTGGTTGAATGATAAGAATGCATTAGCTGTCTTCAGTGATCCAGGGAGAGCAGCAACTGCTATGAGGAGATTGGATCAGGGGTCTGTGTATTACGGTGCTGTTGCAGTTCCTCAGAATGGGGGGGCCTCAGCAACGACTTCAGGCACTGGTGCATGGGGATCTTCTGCAGCTTCCAAAGATGCTGCATCTGGAGCGATCCTGAAAGAGAACCCTTGGAAGAAGGTTGTCCTGCAGGACTCTGAGCACAAGGAAAGCTCGTGGGGAGGAGCTGAGGAGTGGTCTGCTAATGCAGCTGATCCCAAATTGCATCACTGGAAAGATAAGGAAGCTCCAACTGCTTCTTCAAGCAACCGCTGGAGTGTCCTGCAATCGGGAAGCAGTTCAAAATCATCCGATGCTTCTACAAAAACGGAGAATCGTCAGAAACAGCCAGAAACTCCTCCGAACTTGTCGTCTTCTAAGGGAGAGGAATCTAGCTTGAATGCAGCAGCATTGCAGCCAGAAGGCATGAGCAACAGTGGGTCTGGTGATGTGGTGGACGATTGGGAGAATGCCTATGATTGA
- the LOC125188189 gene encoding protein transport protein Sec24-like At4g32640 isoform X1 encodes MATPGGPRPGNFPPNFNPNSLANNMQNLQINQPNQQQPNNAGGSAPRPPPNATPFGQQAPPFAGNRPGPPPPGVFPRAPGPPNVPSQTSLPPNMVSSRPTGPPPGSQPPPFSSRPPPPGAMPSSIGRPVAPTPPAPGPRPGSYPSSPLTSAPSTPSHASASGPVSNGPPTFAPGMTQSGSSFPPAMGGMPRPLVGPPQPPAMLSSRPSSQPPQMRPTFGAPPTAVSSASGQPAPPFSGPPRNMMPPMGSSPFSAPNTGMHQSMNSPYGMQTWPAQPQQVTPPPPIPGSMQQPPRMFGLPPGGQSLPNQSMALNQTGQSKIDPNQIPRLSQSGSVIVHETRQGNQANPPPPATSDYIVKDTGNCSPRYMRCTINQVPLTVDLLSTSGMQLSLLVQPLALPHPSEEPIHVVDFGESGPVRCSRCKGYINPFVKFIDQGRRFICNLCGFTDETPRDYHCNLGPDGRRRDADERPELCRGTVEFIASKEYMVRDPMPAVFFFLIDVSMNATQTGATAAACSAIKQVIADLPKGPRTMVGIATFDSTIHFYNLKRASQQPLMLIVPDVQDVYTPLESDVIVQFSECSEHLEMLLDTIPTMFESNRIADSALGAAVKAAFLAMKSTGGKLLVFQSVLPSAGIGSLSAREAEGRSNMSAGEKVLMLHIFALSGLILSDKTLKTMAIEFAEYQVCVDLFITSQMYVDIASLSVIPTTTGGQVYYYYPFSARSDPAKLYNDLRWNVTRPQGFEAVMRVRCSQGIQVQEYSGNFCKRIPTDVDLPAIDCDKTIMVSLKHDDKLQEGSECAFQCALLYTTVYGQRRIRVSTLSLPCTNMLSNLFRSADLDTQFACITKQAAIEIPSAPLAQVRDQATNVCINILYSYRKFCATVSSAGQLILPEALKMLPLYTLALLKSTGLRPDGRIDDRSVWINYVSPLPTPLVIPLVYPRMIALHDLNEKELDDSIIPVPIPLSSEHIATEGIYLLENGVDCLIYLGDNVQPNILQQMFGISSLEDIPNQFILQQYDNPLSKKLNDIVNEIRRQRCSYLRLRLCKKGDPSGMTFFSYLIEDKTANGLSYVEYLIHIHRQIQSKMA; translated from the exons ATGGCAACTCCCGGAGGACCTAGGCCAGGGAATTTCCCCCCGAATTTTAACCCCAATTCCCTTGCTAATAATATGCAAAACCTACAAATTAATCAGCCTAATCAGCAGCAACCGAACAATGCTGGTGGTAGTGCCCCTAGACCTCCTCCGAATGCTACACCATTCGGTCAACAGGCTCCGCCTTTTGCTGGCAACAGACCAGGCCCACCTCCCCCTGGTGTATTTCCAAGGGCTCCAGGACCACCTAATGTTCCTTCTCAAACATCACTGCCTCCAAATATGGTTTCTTCTAGACCTACTGGTCCACCGCCTGGATCTCAGCCTCCTCCCTTTTCATCAAGACCGCCACCACCTGGGGCAATGCCATCATCCATTGGTAGACCTGTTGCTCCCACACCTCCTGCACCGGGTCCTCGTCCTGGATCATACCCGTCTTCCCCTCTGACATCAGCTCCCTCCACTCCGTCTCATGCAAGTGCTTCTGGTCCAGTTAGTAATGGACCGCCTACATTTGCACCAGGTATGACACAAAGTGGGTCATCATTCCCTCCTGCTATGGGTGGTATGCCGAGGCCTTTAGTTGGACCTCCGCAACCACCAGCTATGTTATCATCTAGGCCTTCTTCTCAGCCGCCGCAAATGCGCCCTACTTTTGGTGCTCCACCTACTGCTGTATCATCTGCCTCTGGGCAACCTGCACCGCCATTTTCAGGCCCGCCACGGAATATGATGCCTCCGATGGGTTCATCCCCATTTTCAGCACCAAATACAGGCATGCATCAATCTATGAATTCTCCTTATGGGATGCAGACATGGCCAGCACAGCCACAGCAG GTGACTCCACCTCCTCCTATTCCTGGGTCTATGCAGCAGCCTCCGCGGATGTTTGGATTGCCACCAGGTGGACAATCACTTCCAAATCAGTCTATGGCTCTGAACCAAACAGGGCAATCTAAAATTGATCCCAACCAGATTCCCCGTCTTTCTCAGAGTGGATCTGTAATTGTTCATGAGACCCGTCAAGGCAATCAGGCGAACCCTCCACCG CCTGCAACAAGTGACTATATAGTTAAAGACACTGGAAATTGCAGTCCACGCTACATGAGGTGTACTATCAATCAG GTTCCTTTAACTGTAGACCTTCTATCTACATCGGGAATGCAGCTGTCTCTATTGGTCCAGCCATTAGCTCTCCCGCATCCATCTGAGGAGCCTATCCAC GTTGTAGATTTTGGGGAAAGTGGTCCTGTTCGATGTTCTCGTTGCAAAGGTTACATTAATCCTTTCGTGAAGTTTATTGATCAAGGAAGACGTTTCATTTGCAACCTGTGTG GATTTACGGATGAAACTCCACGTGACTATCACTGCAACTTAGGTCCAGATGGTCGGCGTAGAGACGCTGATGAAAGGCCCGAACTATGTCGAGGAACAGTTGAATTTATTGCGTCTAAGGAGTATATG GTGCGTGATCCAATGCCTGCtgtatttttcttcttaattgATGTATCAATGAACGCTACACAAACTGGTGCAACTGCAGCGGCTTGCAGTGCCATCAAACAAGTGATAGCCGATCTTCCA AAGGGTCCTCGAACAATGGTGGGTATTGCTACGTTTGATTCCACCATCCACTTTTACAACCTAAAACGAGCTTCGCAGCAG CCATTGATGCTAATTGTTCCTGATGTTCAAGATGTCTATACTCCACTGGAAAGTGATGTTATTGTTCAATTTTCTGAG TGCTCTGAGCATTTAGAAATGCTGCTTGACACCATTCCTACAATGTTTGAGAGTAATAGAATTGCTGATTCAGCTCTTGGTGCTGCTGTGAAG GCTGCTTTCTTGGCAATGAAAAGCACTGGTGGCAAACTCTTAGTTTTCCAGTCAG TTTTGCCGTCCGCTGGTATCGGATCCCTTTCTGCTCGAGAGGCAGAAGGCAGAAGCAACATGTCAGCAGGAGAAAAGGTCTTAATGCTGCATATATTTGCATTGTCAGGACTGATATTATCTGATAAGACTCTAAAAACTATGGCAATAGAATTCGCCGAGTACCAG GTCTGTGTTGACTTGTTTATTACATCGCAAATGTATGTGGATATTGCATCTCTCTCTGTTATTCCAACGACAACTGGAGGCCAG GTATACTACTATTATCCTTTCTCTGCCCGCTCCGATCCTGCTAAGCTGTACAATGATCTTCGGTGGAACGTCACAAGGCCCCAAGGGTTTGAGGCAGTGATGCGTGTTAGATGTAGCCAG GGTATTCAAGTTCAAGAATATTCTGGAAATTTCTGTAAGCGCATACCAACTGATGTTGATCTACCTGCG ATTGATTGTGACAAAACAATAATGGTCTCCCTGAAGCATGATGATAAACTACAGGAAGGTTCTGAGTGTGCTTTTCAG TGTGCTCTTCTTTACACCACTGTATATGGACAAAGAAGAATCAGAGTTTCCACACTGTCCCTGCCTTGCACCAACATGCTCAGTAATCTATTCCGCTCTGCTGATCTAGACACCCAATTTGCATGTATCACAAAACAAG CTGCTATTGAGATTCCTTCAGCTCCTCTTGCACAAGTCAGGGATCAAGCTACCAATGTTTGCATCAACATTTTATACTCGTACCGGAAGTTCTGTGCTACGGTGTCATCAGCCGGACAACTTATTCTGCCCGAGGCACTTAAAATGTTGCCTCTCTATACACTTG CTTTACTCAAATCCACTGGATTACGGCCTGATGGAAGAATTGATGATAGGTCTGTCTGGATTAATTATGTCTCACCATTACCTACTCCTTTGGTGATCCCATTGGTGTACCCTAGAATGATAGCACTTCATGACCTTAATGAGAAG GAGTTAGATGATTCCATTATTCCTGTTCCGATTCCACTTTCCAGTGAGCACATTGCTACCGAAGGAATATATCTTCTTGAGAATGGAGTGGATTGTTTGATATATTTGGGTGACAATGTTCAACCAAATATTTTGCAACAGATGTTTGGCATTTCTTCACTTGAAGATATTCCTAATCAG TTCATTTTGCAGCAATATGACAATCCCTTGTCAAAGAAGCTGAATGACATTGTAAATGAGATAAGGCGCCAACGATGTTCTTACCTACG CTTGAGACTGTGCAAAAAGGGGGATCCATCAG GGATGACGTTCTTCTCGTACCTGATTGAAGACAAGACGGCTAATGGGTTGTCATACGTCGAGTATCTAATACACATTCATCGACAGATTCAGAGTAAAATGGCTTGA
- the LOC125190577 gene encoding transcription factor bHLH137-like → MAAFSSSFHHFDASSSSSVFLAKTNNSSSSSTTINNMCALFHDPNNALFHHANNSSLLNAKNSMDSSSISVVTHKNRQTLAPNSNNKRKSNSAQSKDMRESVKGKKQKKVKEAEEKKEGEEDKGYIHVRARRGQATDSHSLAERVRRERISERMKLLQALVPGCDKVTGKAPMLDEIINYVQSLQNQVEFLSMKLASVNPTFYDFGMDMELLMVGPDNQNLNSLASPLPAGMQECSPTTANTYPVLDNSLLSYQTQIPSALPQGDRQVLWEVDEQRQRIINQSGIINNLFSFPLM, encoded by the exons atGGCAGCTTTTTCATCATCATTTCACCATTTCGAcgcatcatcatcatcatcagtCTTCCTGGCAAAGACTAAcaactcctcctcctcttccacCACCATTAATAACATGTGTGCCCTTTTCCATGATCCAAACAATGCCTTATTCCACCATGCCAATAATTCCTCTCTGTTAAATGCTAAGAACAGCATGGATTCCTCCTCCATCTCCGTCGTCACCCATAAAAACCGCCAAACCCTCGCCCCCAATTCCAACAACAAGAGGAAATCCAATTCTGCCCAATCCAAG GATATGAGAGAATCAGTGAAAGggaagaagcagaagaaagtgaaagaagcagaagagaagaaagaaggTGAAGAAGATAAAGGTTACATTCATGTAAGAGCAAGGAGGGGCCAAGCTACTGATAGCCACAGTCTTGCTGAGAGG GTGAGGAGGGAGAGAATAAGTGAGAGAATGAAGCTACTACAAGCTCTAGTTCCCGGTTGTGACAAG GTAACTGGAAAGGCCCCCATGTTGGatgaaattataaactatGTCCAGTCACTCCAAAATCAAGTTGAG TTTCTTTCAATGAAGCTTGCATCTGTGAATCCCACCTTCTATGATTTTGGTATGGACATGGAATTACTGATGGTAGGACCTGATAATCAG AATTTAAATAGTTTGGCATCACCATTGCCAGCAGGCATGCAAGAATGCAGTCCTACAACAGCCAATACATATCCTGTCTTAGATAATTCTCTTCTCTCATATCAAACCCAAATTCCAAGTGCTCTACCCCAG GGTGATAGACAGGTTTTGTGGGAAGTGGATGAGCAAAGACAGAGAATTATTAACCAGTCAGGAATCATCAACAACTTGTTTTCTTTCCCATTGATGTAA